A genomic stretch from Cellulomonas sp. KRMCY2 includes:
- a CDS encoding YabN family protein — MTSGERGAAALADLVAVMDRLRSPGGCPWDAEQTHATLVPYAIEEVFELAEAVESGDLEALREELGDVLLQVVFHARVAAEHPTEPFDIGDVAAGIAAKLRRRHPHVFADAQVRDAAHVSRRWDEIKQDEKQRDSVLDGIPLALPALARAQKVLSRAGRAAEPVAVPQGGDVGARLLALVAEAQTNGVDAEGALRTAVREYEQRVRDAEAGPHGRRPESNVPRTSRRDGYLQ, encoded by the coding sequence ATGACGTCGGGCGAGCGGGGAGCGGCGGCCCTCGCGGACCTGGTCGCGGTGATGGACCGCCTGCGCTCGCCCGGTGGGTGCCCGTGGGATGCCGAGCAGACCCACGCGACCCTCGTCCCGTACGCGATCGAGGAGGTCTTCGAGCTCGCGGAGGCCGTCGAGTCGGGTGACCTCGAGGCGTTGCGCGAGGAGCTCGGGGACGTGCTGCTGCAGGTGGTCTTCCATGCCCGGGTGGCCGCCGAGCACCCGACCGAGCCGTTCGACATCGGCGACGTCGCCGCAGGCATCGCGGCCAAGCTGCGCCGTCGCCACCCGCACGTGTTCGCCGACGCCCAGGTCCGCGACGCCGCGCACGTCTCCCGGCGGTGGGACGAGATCAAGCAGGACGAGAAGCAGCGGGACTCGGTGCTGGACGGCATCCCGCTCGCCCTGCCGGCGCTGGCGCGTGCGCAGAAGGTGCTGAGCCGGGCGGGGCGCGCAGCCGAGCCGGTCGCGGTGCCGCAGGGCGGTGACGTCGGCGCCCGACTGCTCGCGCTGGTGGCCGAGGCGCAGACGAACGGCGTCGACGCCGAGGGCGCCCTGCGGACGGCCGTCCGTGAGTACGAGCAGCGGGTGCGCGACGCCGAGGCAGGACCGCACGGACGGCGTCCTGAGTCGAACGTCCCGAGGACGAGCCGCCGGGACGGCTACCTTCAATGA
- the eno gene encoding phosphopyruvate hydratase, whose amino-acid sequence MATIEAVGAREILDSRGNPTVEVEVALDDGTIARAGVPSGASTGAFEAVERRDGDKGRFLGKGVQDAVNAVMDEIAPELIGFEATEQRLVDQALIDLDGTPNKGKLGANAILGVSLAVAKAAADSADLPLFRYIGGPNAHVLPVPMMNILNGGSHADSNVDIQEFMVAPIGPSTYREALRTGVEVYHSLKAVLKSKGLGTGLGDEGGFAPNLPSNRDALDLIMLAIEKAGFTPGKDVGLALDVAATEFFKDGAYQFEGKATSSDEMIEYYTKLVADYPLVSIEDPLSEDEWAGWSQLMVAVGDRVQIVGDDLFVTNPERLAKGIELKSANSLLVKLNQIGTLTETLDAVSMAQRAGFTAMVSHRSGETEDVTIADLAVAVNGGQIKTGAPARGERINKYNQLLRIEEELDDAARYAGASAFPRHR is encoded by the coding sequence GTGGCCACAATCGAGGCCGTAGGCGCCCGCGAGATCCTTGACTCGCGCGGCAATCCCACTGTGGAGGTCGAGGTCGCCCTCGACGACGGCACGATCGCCCGCGCCGGAGTGCCCTCGGGCGCATCGACCGGCGCGTTCGAGGCCGTAGAGCGCCGTGACGGCGACAAGGGCCGGTTCCTCGGCAAGGGTGTCCAGGACGCCGTCAACGCCGTCATGGACGAGATCGCCCCCGAGCTCATCGGCTTCGAGGCCACCGAGCAGCGTCTGGTCGACCAGGCACTGATCGACCTCGACGGCACCCCGAACAAGGGCAAGCTCGGCGCCAACGCCATCCTCGGCGTCTCGCTCGCCGTGGCCAAGGCCGCCGCCGACTCGGCCGACCTGCCGCTGTTCCGCTACATCGGTGGCCCGAACGCCCACGTGCTGCCGGTGCCCATGATGAACATCCTCAACGGTGGGTCGCACGCCGACTCCAACGTCGACATCCAGGAGTTCATGGTCGCGCCGATCGGCCCGTCCACGTACCGCGAGGCCCTGCGCACGGGCGTCGAGGTCTACCACTCCCTCAAGGCCGTGCTGAAGAGCAAGGGCCTCGGCACGGGTCTCGGCGACGAGGGCGGCTTCGCGCCGAACCTGCCGAGCAACCGCGACGCACTCGACCTGATCATGCTCGCGATCGAGAAGGCCGGCTTCACCCCCGGCAAGGACGTCGGGCTCGCGCTCGACGTCGCGGCGACCGAGTTCTTCAAGGACGGTGCGTACCAGTTCGAGGGCAAGGCGACGTCGTCCGACGAGATGATCGAGTACTACACGAAGCTCGTCGCCGACTACCCGCTGGTCTCGATCGAGGACCCGCTGTCCGAGGACGAGTGGGCCGGTTGGTCGCAGCTCATGGTGGCCGTGGGCGACCGCGTCCAGATCGTCGGTGACGACCTGTTCGTGACGAACCCGGAGCGTCTGGCCAAGGGCATCGAGCTCAAGTCCGCGAACTCGCTGCTGGTCAAGCTCAACCAGATCGGCACCCTGACCGAGACGCTCGACGCCGTGTCGATGGCGCAGCGCGCCGGCTTCACCGCGATGGTCTCGCACCGCTCTGGTGAGACCGAGGACGTCACGATCGCCGACCTGGCCGTGGCCGTCAACGGCGGCCAGATCAAGACCGGTGCGCCTGCCCGTGGCGAGCGCATCAACAAGTACAACCAGCTGCTCCGGATCGAAGAGGAGCTGGACGACGCTGCCCGCTACGCCGGGGCGAGCGCCTTCCCGCGCCACCGCTGA
- a CDS encoding Re/Si-specific NAD(P)(+) transhydrogenase subunit alpha gives MRIGVPRESRPGERLVAATPKTVAQLYKLGYEVVIEAGAGVAASFPDVAYAEAGATVVDAQQVWESDVVTTVNPPADAQIAALRPGSMLVSMLAPATHPELLATLAERSVSALALDAVPRISRAQSIDVLSTLSNVAGYRAVIEAAEAYGGMFTGQVTAAGKTTPANVFVIGAGVAGLAAIGAGVSLGAQVRAFDVRPEVGEQIESMGAQFVVAAAAQQEVSADGYASALTAEQERLTARMYAEETAKADVVVTTALVRGQAPTTVTAAMVAAMKPGSVIVDLAASGGGNCELTVPGEKVVTDNGVVIIGYTDLTSRMPRHTSQLFGTNIVHLMELLTPERNGELVLDLDDPVQRGMTITSAGDVLWPPPPVQVSAAPAPVATEPVVDKAEVARVAQAAASRRRTRQVVTYGLAAVLTLLALTYSPTAFQGHFTVFALAVVVGYYVISNVSHSLHTPLMAQTNAISGIILVGALLQIGSDNLVVSTIAFVAASVASINIFGGFLVAYRMIRMFRKDA, from the coding sequence ATGAGGATCGGCGTCCCCCGGGAGTCCCGGCCCGGCGAGCGGCTGGTCGCGGCGACGCCCAAGACCGTCGCCCAGCTGTACAAGCTCGGGTATGAGGTGGTCATCGAGGCCGGTGCCGGCGTGGCAGCGAGCTTCCCCGACGTGGCGTACGCGGAGGCCGGCGCGACGGTCGTCGACGCGCAGCAGGTCTGGGAGAGCGACGTCGTCACGACTGTCAACCCGCCTGCCGATGCCCAGATCGCCGCGCTGCGGCCCGGCTCGATGCTCGTGTCGATGCTGGCCCCTGCGACCCACCCGGAGCTGCTGGCGACGCTTGCGGAGCGCTCGGTCAGCGCCCTGGCGCTCGACGCCGTCCCACGCATCTCCCGCGCCCAGTCCATCGACGTGCTCAGCACCCTGTCGAACGTGGCCGGCTACCGCGCCGTGATCGAGGCGGCCGAGGCGTACGGCGGGATGTTCACCGGCCAGGTGACCGCCGCGGGCAAGACGACGCCCGCGAACGTGTTCGTGATCGGTGCCGGTGTCGCAGGGCTTGCCGCGATCGGCGCCGGGGTGAGCCTCGGGGCACAGGTGCGCGCGTTCGATGTGCGGCCGGAGGTCGGCGAGCAGATCGAGTCGATGGGCGCCCAGTTCGTCGTGGCCGCCGCCGCCCAGCAGGAGGTCAGCGCCGACGGCTACGCCAGCGCGCTGACGGCCGAGCAGGAGCGTCTGACCGCCCGGATGTACGCCGAGGAGACCGCCAAGGCCGACGTCGTGGTCACCACCGCGCTCGTGCGTGGTCAGGCACCGACGACCGTGACCGCGGCGATGGTCGCGGCCATGAAGCCGGGCAGTGTGATCGTCGACCTCGCCGCCTCGGGTGGCGGCAACTGCGAGCTCACCGTCCCGGGCGAGAAGGTCGTGACCGACAACGGCGTCGTCATCATCGGCTACACCGACCTGACCAGCCGGATGCCGCGGCACACGTCGCAGCTGTTCGGCACGAACATCGTCCACCTGATGGAGCTGCTCACGCCGGAGCGCAACGGCGAGCTCGTCCTCGACCTGGACGACCCGGTCCAGCGTGGCATGACGATCACGTCAGCGGGTGACGTCCTCTGGCCGCCACCCCCCGTCCAGGTGTCGGCCGCGCCGGCGCCGGTGGCGACCGAGCCGGTCGTCGACAAGGCCGAGGTGGCACGGGTCGCCCAGGCGGCGGCATCCCGCCGCCGGACCCGCCAGGTGGTGACGTACGGGCTGGCCGCGGTGCTCACCCTGCTCGCCCTGACGTACTCCCCGACGGCGTTCCAGGGCCACTTCACCGTGTTCGCCCTGGCGGTCGTCGTGGGCTACTACGTGATCTCCAACGTGAGCCACTCGCTGCACACGCCGCTGATGGCCCAGACCAATGCGATCTCGGGGATCATCCTCGTCGGCGCCCTGCTCCAGATCGGCTCGGACAACCTGGTGGTCTCCACGATCGCGTTCGTCGCGGCGTCGGTGGCCAGCATCAACATCTTCGGTGGATTCCTGGTCGCGTACCGGATGATCCGGATGTTCCGGAAGGACGCATGA
- the mfd gene encoding transcription-repair coupling factor — protein sequence MNLAGLLPVLLTDSAAAQVVELAHAAATPAREATLDVVAPAGIRPPLVAGVVQALDRARREAQLARGPADQACVVVVTATGRDADELAAALRCYLPADDVAVLPSWETLPHERLSPRSDTVARRLAVFRRLAHPSTEAGQAGPVRALVVPVRALLQPVVEGLGELVPVALQTGDQVDLDDIAERLVAAAYSRVDMVERRGEFAVRGGILDVFPPIDDHPLRIELWGDTVEEIRWFAVADQRSLEVAVEGLWAPPCREILLTDAVRARAAGLVEQLPGAAEMLERLAAGIAVEGMESLAPALVDRMVPMLDLVPAGALVMVADPERVRRRAHDLAATTQEFLDAAWTAAAAGGSTPIDLRSASFASYSETRELAVSRGLGWWTLSGFALDPAAAADPGVPDPGPRGAGDGPDSSEVAGGAGASLVVAARDVRGYRGDVPKAVSDLRDLQRAGWRLVLTTEGHGPAQRMVEQLAGFDVPARLVAEIAEVPDAGVVHVVPAAAGPGFVATDLQLAVFSEADLTGRAGTSTKDMRSMPSRRRNSVDPLQLRAGDFVVHEQHGVGRFAELVRRTIGSGASSGTREYLVIEYAPSKRGQPGDRLYVPTDQLDQVTKYTGGESPSLNRMGGSDWAKMKGRARKAIREIAGELIRLYSARMATQGHAFAPDTPWQAELEDAFAYVETPDQLATIDEVKADMEKSVPMDRLVCGDVGYGKTEIAVRAAFKAVQDGKQVAVLVPTTLLVQQHLDTFAERYAPYPVTVKGLSRFQSPAESREVVDGLRDGSVDVVIGTHRLITGQVHFKDLGLVVIDEEQRFGVEHKETLKQLRTNVDVLAMSATPIPRTLEMAVTGIREMSTLATPPEERHPVLTFVGPYDEKQVTAAIRRELLREGQVFYVHNKVDSIERAASRLAELVPEARIATAHGKMGEHLLERVIVDFWEKRFDVLVCTTIVETGLDISNANTLILERADLLGLSQLHQLRGRVGRGRERAYSYFMYPPDRPLTETAHDRLTTMAANTDLGSGMQIALKDLEIRGAGNLLGGEQSGHIAGVGFDLYIRMVGEAVAAFRGEPDERPADVTLELPVDAHVPHEYIEHERLRLEAYRKIADATTPGALTEVHAELVDRYGAVPEQVECLFEVAGLRNLAREVGLTDVTAQGRFVRFAPVDLAESAQLRLTRLYPGTVLKPAIRTVLVPYPTTARVGGRPLAGREVLAWVRELIAAVLTGSIAAAAGAAAARDGA from the coding sequence ATGAACCTCGCCGGCCTGCTGCCCGTCCTGCTGACCGACTCTGCCGCGGCGCAGGTCGTCGAGCTCGCACACGCCGCTGCAACCCCTGCACGGGAGGCGACCCTCGACGTCGTCGCCCCCGCCGGCATCCGCCCGCCGCTCGTCGCCGGAGTCGTCCAGGCGCTCGACCGGGCACGTCGCGAGGCACAGCTCGCGCGCGGGCCGGCGGACCAGGCCTGCGTGGTGGTGGTCACGGCGACCGGACGTGACGCCGACGAGCTGGCGGCGGCCCTGCGCTGCTACCTGCCCGCCGACGACGTCGCCGTCCTGCCGTCCTGGGAGACGCTGCCGCACGAGCGGCTCTCGCCCCGCAGCGACACGGTGGCCCGGCGCCTGGCGGTGTTCCGCCGACTCGCGCACCCCTCGACCGAGGCCGGTCAGGCCGGTCCGGTGCGCGCTCTGGTCGTCCCCGTGCGTGCCCTGCTCCAGCCGGTCGTCGAGGGCCTCGGCGAGCTCGTGCCGGTGGCCCTGCAGACCGGTGACCAGGTCGACCTGGACGACATCGCCGAACGGCTCGTCGCCGCGGCGTACTCGCGCGTCGACATGGTCGAGCGCCGCGGTGAGTTCGCTGTCCGCGGCGGCATCCTCGACGTGTTCCCGCCCATCGACGACCACCCGCTGCGGATCGAGCTGTGGGGCGACACGGTCGAGGAGATCCGCTGGTTCGCGGTGGCCGACCAGCGCAGCCTCGAGGTCGCGGTCGAGGGCCTGTGGGCGCCGCCGTGCCGCGAGATCCTCCTGACGGACGCGGTGCGCGCGCGGGCCGCGGGGCTGGTCGAGCAGCTGCCCGGTGCCGCCGAGATGCTCGAGCGGCTCGCCGCCGGCATCGCCGTCGAGGGCATGGAGTCGCTCGCACCGGCGCTGGTCGACCGCATGGTGCCGATGCTCGACCTCGTCCCGGCCGGTGCGCTCGTCATGGTCGCCGACCCCGAGCGGGTCCGCCGCCGTGCGCACGACCTCGCCGCGACGACCCAGGAGTTCCTCGACGCGGCCTGGACCGCGGCCGCCGCAGGTGGCAGCACACCGATCGACCTGCGCTCCGCCTCCTTCGCGAGCTACTCCGAGACGCGCGAGCTCGCGGTGTCCCGCGGCCTCGGCTGGTGGACCCTGAGCGGCTTCGCCCTCGACCCCGCAGCCGCAGCCGACCCCGGCGTGCCGGACCCAGGACCCCGCGGAGCCGGCGACGGGCCCGACAGCTCCGAGGTGGCGGGCGGCGCGGGGGCGAGCCTCGTGGTCGCGGCGCGGGACGTCCGGGGGTACCGCGGGGACGTCCCGAAGGCCGTGTCCGACCTGCGTGACCTGCAGCGTGCGGGCTGGCGCCTGGTCCTGACGACCGAGGGCCACGGACCCGCACAGCGGATGGTCGAGCAGCTCGCGGGGTTCGACGTCCCGGCGAGATTGGTCGCCGAGATCGCCGAGGTGCCCGACGCCGGCGTGGTGCACGTGGTCCCGGCGGCTGCCGGCCCGGGCTTCGTCGCGACCGACCTCCAGCTCGCGGTGTTCAGCGAGGCGGACCTGACCGGCCGCGCGGGGACCTCGACCAAGGACATGCGTTCGATGCCGTCGCGGCGGCGCAACTCCGTCGACCCGCTGCAGCTGCGTGCCGGTGACTTCGTGGTGCACGAGCAGCACGGCGTCGGGCGGTTCGCCGAGCTCGTGCGGCGCACCATCGGCAGCGGTGCGTCGTCCGGCACCCGGGAGTACCTCGTCATCGAGTACGCCCCGTCCAAGCGCGGTCAGCCCGGCGACCGCCTGTACGTGCCGACCGACCAGCTGGACCAGGTCACGAAGTACACCGGCGGGGAGTCGCCGAGCCTGAACCGGATGGGTGGCTCCGACTGGGCCAAGATGAAGGGTCGGGCCCGCAAGGCGATCCGGGAGATCGCGGGCGAGCTCATCCGGCTGTACTCCGCGCGGATGGCGACCCAGGGTCACGCCTTCGCACCGGACACCCCGTGGCAGGCGGAGCTCGAGGACGCCTTCGCCTACGTCGAGACGCCGGACCAGCTCGCCACGATCGACGAGGTCAAGGCCGACATGGAGAAGTCCGTGCCGATGGACCGGCTGGTCTGCGGCGACGTCGGCTACGGCAAGACCGAGATCGCCGTGCGGGCCGCGTTCAAGGCCGTGCAGGACGGCAAGCAGGTCGCGGTGCTCGTCCCCACGACCCTCCTGGTCCAGCAGCACCTCGACACGTTCGCCGAGCGGTATGCGCCGTACCCGGTGACGGTCAAGGGCCTGTCCCGGTTCCAGAGCCCGGCCGAGTCGCGGGAGGTCGTCGACGGGCTGCGTGACGGCAGCGTCGACGTCGTGATCGGCACCCACCGGCTGATCACCGGGCAGGTGCACTTCAAGGACCTCGGGCTGGTCGTCATCGACGAGGAGCAGCGCTTCGGCGTCGAGCACAAGGAGACGCTCAAGCAGCTCCGCACGAACGTCGACGTGCTGGCGATGAGCGCGACGCCGATCCCGCGAACCCTCGAGATGGCCGTGACCGGGATCCGCGAGATGTCGACCCTCGCCACGCCGCCGGAGGAGCGGCACCCGGTCCTGACGTTCGTGGGGCCCTACGACGAGAAGCAGGTGACCGCCGCGATCCGGCGCGAGCTGCTCCGCGAGGGTCAGGTCTTCTACGTGCACAACAAGGTCGACTCGATCGAGCGGGCGGCGTCGCGGCTCGCCGAGCTCGTCCCGGAGGCCCGCATCGCCACGGCCCACGGCAAGATGGGTGAGCACCTGCTCGAGCGCGTGATCGTCGACTTCTGGGAGAAGCGGTTCGACGTGCTGGTCTGCACGACGATCGTCGAGACCGGGCTGGACATCTCCAACGCGAACACCCTGATCCTCGAGCGCGCGGACCTGCTCGGCCTCTCGCAGCTGCACCAGCTGCGCGGTCGGGTCGGCCGCGGACGCGAGCGCGCCTACTCGTACTTCATGTACCCGCCGGACCGGCCGCTGACCGAGACCGCGCACGACCGGCTGACGACCATGGCAGCCAACACCGACCTGGGCTCCGGCATGCAGATCGCGCTCAAGGACCTGGAGATCCGCGGCGCGGGCAACCTCCTGGGTGGTGAGCAGTCCGGTCACATCGCCGGTGTCGGCTTCGACCTGTACATCCGGATGGTCGGCGAGGCCGTCGCCGCCTTCCGTGGCGAGCCGGACGAACGGCCGGCCGACGTCACGCTCGAGCTCCCGGTCGACGCGCACGTCCCGCACGAGTACATCGAGCACGAGCGGCTGCGTCTCGAGGCGTACCGCAAGATCGCCGACGCGACGACGCCCGGGGCGCTGACCGAGGTGCACGCCGAGCTCGTCGACCGGTACGGCGCGGTGCCCGAGCAGGTCGAGTGCCTGTTCGAGGTGGCCGGCCTGCGCAACCTCGCCCGCGAGGTGGGGCTGACCGACGTCACCGCCCAGGGCCGGTTCGTGCGCTTCGCGCCGGTCGACCTGGCGGAGTCCGCCCAGCTGCGGCTGACCCGGCTGTACCCGGGCACCGTGCTCAAGCCGGCGATCCGGACCGTCCTGGTCCCGTACCCGACGACGGCCCGGGTCGGTGGCCGCCCGCTCGCCGGCCGGGAGGTCCTGGCGTGGGTGCGCGAGCTCATCGCGGCCGTCCTGACCGGAAGCATCGCGGCGGCCGCGGGCGCCGCCGCGGCCCGTGACGGTGCGTGA
- the pntB gene encoding Re/Si-specific NAD(P)(+) transhydrogenase subunit beta, whose protein sequence is MLTSFVQGVYLLAAVLFILSLAGLSNQAAARRGNVLGMAGMVLALVATIVLALDRSQRPTLVTMLLIALAFAIGATAGIWRARKVEMTQMPEMIAILHSFVGLAAVLVGFNSYLTEPAAVVHQVEVYLGVLIGAVTLTGSVVAYLKLSAKISSAPLMLPGRNLLNLGALIASTGLLVWFIGDNALVPLVAMTVVALLLGWHLVASIGGGDMPVVISMLNSYSGWAAAAAGFMLSNDLLIVTGALVGSSGAILSYIMCKAMNRSFISVILGGFGVDTGTVVAADVVYGEHHETTAPEVAEMLVHARSVVITPGYGMAVAKAQYPVADLVSRLRAAGVNVRFGVHPVAGRLPGHMNVLLAEARVPYDIVLEMDEINDDLANTDVVLVIGANDTVNPAALDDPSSPIAGMPVLEVWKARQVIVFKRSMATGYAGVQNPLFFKDNTAMLFGDAKVQVDAILAAMTAQLASAGSPVG, encoded by the coding sequence GTGCTGACCTCTTTCGTGCAGGGCGTGTACCTGCTCGCCGCTGTCCTGTTCATCCTGAGCCTCGCGGGGCTGTCCAACCAGGCGGCTGCGCGCCGGGGCAACGTCCTCGGCATGGCCGGCATGGTGCTGGCCCTGGTGGCGACGATCGTGCTCGCCCTGGACCGTAGCCAGCGGCCGACCCTGGTGACGATGCTGCTGATCGCCCTCGCCTTCGCCATCGGTGCGACGGCCGGGATCTGGCGCGCCCGCAAGGTCGAGATGACGCAGATGCCCGAGATGATCGCGATCCTGCACAGCTTCGTCGGGCTCGCCGCCGTGCTCGTCGGGTTCAACTCCTACCTCACCGAGCCGGCCGCGGTCGTGCACCAGGTCGAGGTCTACCTCGGCGTCCTGATCGGGGCGGTCACGCTCACCGGTTCGGTCGTCGCCTACCTCAAGCTGTCCGCCAAGATCAGCTCGGCGCCGCTGATGCTGCCGGGGCGCAACCTGCTCAACCTCGGCGCCCTGATCGCCTCGACCGGCCTGCTCGTGTGGTTCATCGGCGACAACGCGCTCGTGCCCCTGGTCGCGATGACGGTGGTCGCCCTGCTGCTGGGCTGGCACCTCGTGGCCTCGATCGGCGGCGGCGACATGCCCGTCGTCATCTCGATGCTGAACTCGTACTCCGGCTGGGCGGCCGCGGCTGCCGGCTTCATGCTGAGCAACGACCTGCTCATCGTCACCGGCGCCCTCGTCGGGTCCTCCGGTGCGATCCTGTCCTACATCATGTGCAAGGCGATGAACCGCTCGTTCATCAGCGTCATCCTCGGTGGTTTCGGGGTGGACACGGGCACCGTGGTCGCCGCGGACGTCGTGTACGGCGAGCACCACGAGACCACTGCGCCCGAGGTCGCCGAGATGCTCGTGCACGCCCGGTCCGTCGTCATCACCCCCGGCTACGGCATGGCCGTGGCCAAGGCTCAGTACCCGGTGGCCGATCTCGTCTCGCGGCTCCGTGCTGCCGGGGTCAACGTCCGGTTCGGCGTGCACCCGGTCGCGGGTCGTCTGCCGGGTCACATGAACGTCCTGCTGGCCGAGGCCCGGGTGCCGTACGACATCGTGCTCGAGATGGACGAGATCAACGACGACCTCGCGAACACCGACGTCGTGCTCGTCATCGGGGCCAACGACACGGTCAACCCGGCCGCCCTGGACGACCCGAGCTCGCCCATCGCCGGGATGCCGGTCCTCGAGGTCTGGAAGGCACGGCAGGTCATCGTGTTCAAGCGGTCGATGGCCACCGGGTATGCCGGCGTCCAGAACCCGCTGTTCTTCAAGGACAACACCGCGATGCTCTTCGGGGACGCCAAGGTCCAGGTCGACGCCATCCTCGCCGCCATGACGGCACAGCTCGCCTCTGCCGGGAGCCCCGTCGGCTGA